From one Bacteroidales bacterium genomic stretch:
- a CDS encoding thioredoxin family protein, translating into MSFTLEIGAKAPEFNLPATDGNNYALSDFKEDYLLIFFTCNHCPYVIGSDELTRLSANKFSSKGVKFVGINSNSAGTYQEDDFPHMVSRMKEHNFPWLYLYDESQEVALAYGALRTPHFYLFDHERNLLYTGRGVDQPKDSSRITVNDLERVLEEVTAGLAVSVPVTNPIGCNIKWHGKDKHWMPADACDLT; encoded by the coding sequence ATGTCATTTACACTGGAAATAGGAGCAAAAGCACCGGAGTTCAATCTTCCGGCAACCGATGGAAATAACTATGCACTTTCGGATTTCAAAGAGGATTACCTGCTGATTTTTTTCACCTGCAACCACTGTCCTTATGTAATCGGATCGGATGAGCTAACAAGACTAAGCGCCAATAAGTTTTCTTCAAAGGGGGTGAAATTTGTAGGTATCAATTCAAACAGTGCCGGAACCTATCAGGAGGATGATTTCCCGCATATGGTAAGTCGCATGAAGGAGCATAATTTTCCATGGCTCTATCTTTATGATGAAAGTCAGGAGGTTGCTCTGGCCTACGGGGCACTTCGTACCCCTCACTTTTATCTTTTCGATCATGAGCGCAATTTATTGTATACAGGCAGGGGAGTGGATCAGCCTAAGGATTCATCCAGAATCACAGTTAATGACCTGGAGCGGGTATTGGAGGAAGTAACTGCCGGCTTAGCCGTATCCGTGCCGGTGACCAATCCCATCGGATGTAATATAAAGTGGCATGGAAAGGATAAGCACTGGATGCCCGCTGATGCCTGCGATCTGACCTGA
- a CDS encoding thioredoxin family protein, with protein sequence MKKMVLTWIWVLIAVLQVNAGVKPGDNAIEFSLKNVDGTTVSLSDYDDQKGVIVVFTCIPCPYAKAYEERIIKLHKTYAVKGFPVVAVNPNDEELSPEDTFANMKAKAEEREYPFPYLKDESQEIYKAYGATRTPHIFLLKNEGGQFKVAYIGAIDDNAMDVASVHIKYLENAISALLSGTNPDPATTKAIGCSIKTKG encoded by the coding sequence ATGAAAAAAATGGTTCTTACCTGGATTTGGGTACTAATAGCTGTCCTGCAGGTGAATGCAGGAGTAAAACCTGGCGATAATGCCATTGAGTTTTCATTAAAAAATGTGGATGGAACCACCGTTTCGCTCTCTGACTATGACGATCAGAAAGGCGTGATCGTGGTATTTACCTGCATTCCCTGTCCTTACGCAAAAGCTTATGAAGAAAGGATCATAAAACTCCATAAGACTTATGCCGTGAAGGGCTTTCCGGTAGTGGCTGTCAATCCGAATGATGAGGAGCTTTCCCCTGAGGATACCTTTGCCAATATGAAGGCGAAGGCGGAGGAGCGGGAATATCCTTTTCCCTACCTGAAAGACGAATCCCAGGAAATATATAAAGCCTATGGCGCCACCAGAACTCCTCACATATTTTTGCTGAAAAACGAAGGGGGTCAATTTAAGGTGGCCTATATAGGGGCCATTGACGATAATGCCATGGATGTTGCATCTGTCCATATAAAATACCTGGAGAATGCCATCTCGGCCCTGTTATCCGGCACCAATCCAGATCCGGCCACGACCAAGGCCATAGGCTGTTCGATTAAGACGAAGGGCTGA
- a CDS encoding TlpA family protein disulfide reductase gives MRYVIITILASMLIFSHSQGQSVKEIDSDLLAALCSKQNDTTYVINFWATWCSPCVKEISYFEELHRQYDSREVKVILVSLDFPGQTEKRVLPFLKEKEISAEVLQMTDLDYNSWIDRIEPSWSGAIPATLIYHRENRVFLEQEVARDELFSLVSQIKR, from the coding sequence ATGAGATACGTAATTATCACCATACTTGCTTCCATGCTGATCTTCAGCCATAGTCAGGGTCAGTCCGTGAAGGAAATCGACAGTGATTTACTGGCGGCTCTATGCAGTAAGCAAAATGATACTACGTATGTGATAAATTTTTGGGCTACATGGTGTTCCCCCTGTGTAAAAGAGATATCCTATTTTGAGGAACTTCACAGGCAATATGATTCCAGGGAGGTGAAAGTAATCCTGGTAAGCCTGGATTTTCCCGGCCAGACAGAAAAACGGGTTCTCCCTTTCCTGAAGGAAAAAGAGATCAGCGCCGAGGTACTTCAGATGACTGACCTGGATTATAACTCATGGATCGACCGGATAGAACCCTCCTGGTCAGGAGCCATCCCTGCCACGCTTATTTATCACAGAGAAAACAGGGTATTCCTGGAACAGGAAGTGGCCCGGGATGAATTATTCAGTCTTGTTTCACAAATAAAACGATGA